One Rhea pennata isolate bPtePen1 chromosome 3, bPtePen1.pri, whole genome shotgun sequence DNA segment encodes these proteins:
- the PLAGL1 gene encoding zinc finger protein PLAGL1 isoform X1, with amino-acid sequence MSSDLLWCEDCGKSLIGECKLHGPLIRAKDRVIPSRARLTLPHYLTLRVLELRAGNQQILGVFAKKVIQKRTQFGPYVGQLSTKLTRYDESRLVLQVLKDGGKYFLDTPNEDCGNWMMFVRLARNQEEQTLVAYQHCGEVYFTTVKPIEPHTELKVWYAADYAKFMEASAVFIKEESDICPLPAVTTKETADPWICSSCRNTFATFALLESHQCVNKDRVITTRFRPPNKLGPVKAKSKLKGKLRGAALSKSIAQCYGTISCSSAAKLSCASSGSTCDALVRFIPKWRNGRSSLLKGREVKQPDNYPCRLCGKIFDSIEKLTVHTYAHKGERPYKCSQHGCTKAFISKYKLLRHSATHSPQKSHQCGYCEKTFHRKDHLKNHLQTHDPNKMAFKCEECGKKYNTKLGYKRHLALHAATSGDLTCRVCTQEFGGTEVLLEHLKSHAGKPTGNIKEKKHKCDHCERHFYTRKDVRRHMVVHTGCKDFLCQFCAQRFGRKDHLTRHTRKTHPQELLKSRLQNGDSLGLLDQLLPFRLKEDASILSSFPDRVSTQNGVLNSSEPEEYNCSHLHSQPSLQTALPLEPPPYLQRMGCVDSLSAVHPTPCPTTIPANLNLHQPNKYDLSSTSLAAGALKNLPIKVDVKGYNVHLLEDLPLSEPQLLHKINHLEQASSGPTGDTNKYPVHKETEIVAETTSMPFMDLTHIMSFWQLPSCDNQSTTGDITMAFGPEEPSHRLNGLGQQQGPPLAASGMAINQLQHVPRSFPSTTNSVTLPHFHHAFK; translated from the exons GGTGTGAGGATTGCGGTAAAAGCCTTATAGGAGAATGCAAGCTCCATGGACCACTCATCAGGGCTAAAGATAGGGTTATTCCTAGCCGAGCCCGTCTTACCCTACCTCATTACCTTACCTTGCGAGTGTTGGAGCTGCGAGCTGGAAACCAGCAAA tcCTTGGAGTATTTGCTAAGAAAGTAATACAGAAGAGAACACAGTTTGGTCCTTATGTTGGTCAACTGTCTACAAAACTGACCCGCTATGATGAGAGCAGGCTAGTCCTGCAG GTGTTGAAAGATGGTGGGAAGTACTTTCTGGACACTCCCAATGAGGACTGTGGAAACTGGATGATGTTTGTCCGATTAGCCCGGAACCAAGAAGAACAGACTCTTGTGGCTTATCAGCACTGCGGAGAAGTCTACTTCACAACTGTTAAG CCAATCGAACCCCACACAGAATTAAAAGTATGGTATGCTGCCGATTATGCCAAATTTATGGAAGCTTCTGCAGTCTTCATTAAAGAAGAATCTGACATCTGCCCTTTGCCTGCAGTAACAACA AAAGAGACTGCAGACCCTTGGATATGCTCCAGCTGTAGAAACACTTTTGCAACTTTTGCTCTGCTGGAATCTCACCAGTGCGTCAATAAAGACCGAGTCATTACCACCAGGTTCAGACCACCAAATAAATTGGGACctgtaaaagcaaaaagcaaactcAAAGGGAAGCTGAGAGGAGCAGCGTTAAGCAAAAGCATTGCACAGTGCTACGGGACCATTTCCTGTTCCTCTGCTGCAAAGCTTAGCTGTGCCAGCTCAGGAAGCACTTGTGATGCTCTTGTGAGGTTTATACCTAAATGGAGAAATGGCCGGTCTTCACTGttgaagggaagagaagtgaaGCAGCCAGACAATTACCCGTGCCGACTCTGTGGGAAGATATTTGATTCCATTGAAAAGCTCACCGTCCACACTTATGCGCACAAAGGGGAGCGCCCCTACAAGTGTTCACAGCACGGATGCACAAAAGCCTTCATTTCCAAATATAAACTGCTCAG gCACTCAGCCACTCATTCTCCCCAGAAATCTCACCAATGTGGCTACTGTGAAAAGACCTTTCACAGGAAAGACCATCTGAAGAATCACCTTCAAACTCATGACCCTAACAAGATGGCCTTCAAGTGTGAAGAGTGTGGCAAGAAATACAACACCAAGCTAGGCTATAAGAGACACTTGGCTCTTCATGCAGCCACCAGCGGGGACCTTACCTGTAGGGTATGCACCCAAGAGTTTGGAGGTACCGAAGTTTTGTTGGAACATCTCAAGAGTCATGCAGGAAAACCAACTGGCAAtatcaaggaaaagaaacacaaatgtgACCATTGTGAGCGTCATTTCTATACCCGTAAAGACGTGCGGCGACACATGGTAGTTCACACGGGCTGCAAAGACTTTCTATGCCAGTTTTGTGCCCAGCGGTTTGGGCGAAAGGACCACTTGACTCGCCATACTAGGAAGACTCATCCACAagagctgctgaagagcaggttGCAGAATGGTGACTCACTGGGTCTCCTCGACCAGCTTCTTCCATTCAGACTGAAGGAAGATGCCAGCATACTGTCCTCTTTTCCTGACAGGGTCTCTACGCAGAACGGGGTTCTGAACAGCTCAGAACCAGAGGAATACAACTGTTCGCATCTTCACTCCCAGCCAAGCCTACAAACTGCTCTTCCTCTTGAACCTCCTCCTTATTTACAAAGGATGGGCTGTGTAGACAGCCTTTCAGCTGTCCATCCCACACCATGCCCAACAACCATTCCTGCCAACCTGAACCTTCATCAGCCTAATAAATATGACCTTAGTTCTACCTCACTTGCAGCAGGAGCCCTCAAGAATCTGCCGATCAAAGTGGATGTTAAAGGTTACAACGTGCATCTTCTTGAGGACCTGCCATTATCAGAACCTCAGTTGCTTCACAAAATCAATCATCTGGAACAAGCATCCTCAGGGCCTACAGGTGATACTAATAAGTATCCAGTGCACAAGGAGACAGAGATTGTGGCTGAAACTACCAGCATGCCTTTCATGGATCTCACTCATATAATGAGCTTCTGGCAGCTCCCATCGTGCGACAACCAGAGCACTACTGGGGACATCACAATGGCATTTGGTCCAGAAGAACCATCACACAGGCTGAATGGCCTTGGCCAGCAGCAAGGTCCACCGTTAGCTGCCAGTGGCATGGCCATAAACCAGCTGCAGCATGTTCCTCGCTCCTTTCCATCCACTACAAATTCTGTAACATTGCCTCATTTTCACCATGCCTTCAAATAA
- the PLAGL1 gene encoding zinc finger protein PLAGL1 isoform X2: MDHSSGLKIGLFLAEPVLPYLITLPCECWSCELETSKVLKDGGKYFLDTPNEDCGNWMMFVRLARNQEEQTLVAYQHCGEVYFTTVKPIEPHTELKVWYAADYAKFMEASAVFIKEESDICPLPAVTTKETADPWICSSCRNTFATFALLESHQCVNKDRVITTRFRPPNKLGPVKAKSKLKGKLRGAALSKSIAQCYGTISCSSAAKLSCASSGSTCDALVRFIPKWRNGRSSLLKGREVKQPDNYPCRLCGKIFDSIEKLTVHTYAHKGERPYKCSQHGCTKAFISKYKLLRHSATHSPQKSHQCGYCEKTFHRKDHLKNHLQTHDPNKMAFKCEECGKKYNTKLGYKRHLALHAATSGDLTCRVCTQEFGGTEVLLEHLKSHAGKPTGNIKEKKHKCDHCERHFYTRKDVRRHMVVHTGCKDFLCQFCAQRFGRKDHLTRHTRKTHPQELLKSRLQNGDSLGLLDQLLPFRLKEDASILSSFPDRVSTQNGVLNSSEPEEYNCSHLHSQPSLQTALPLEPPPYLQRMGCVDSLSAVHPTPCPTTIPANLNLHQPNKYDLSSTSLAAGALKNLPIKVDVKGYNVHLLEDLPLSEPQLLHKINHLEQASSGPTGDTNKYPVHKETEIVAETTSMPFMDLTHIMSFWQLPSCDNQSTTGDITMAFGPEEPSHRLNGLGQQQGPPLAASGMAINQLQHVPRSFPSTTNSVTLPHFHHAFK; encoded by the exons ATGGACCACTCATCAGGGCTAAAGATAGGGTTATTCCTAGCCGAGCCCGTCTTACCCTACCTCATTACCTTACCTTGCGAGTGTTGGAGCTGCGAGCTGGAAACCAGCAAA GTGTTGAAAGATGGTGGGAAGTACTTTCTGGACACTCCCAATGAGGACTGTGGAAACTGGATGATGTTTGTCCGATTAGCCCGGAACCAAGAAGAACAGACTCTTGTGGCTTATCAGCACTGCGGAGAAGTCTACTTCACAACTGTTAAG CCAATCGAACCCCACACAGAATTAAAAGTATGGTATGCTGCCGATTATGCCAAATTTATGGAAGCTTCTGCAGTCTTCATTAAAGAAGAATCTGACATCTGCCCTTTGCCTGCAGTAACAACA AAAGAGACTGCAGACCCTTGGATATGCTCCAGCTGTAGAAACACTTTTGCAACTTTTGCTCTGCTGGAATCTCACCAGTGCGTCAATAAAGACCGAGTCATTACCACCAGGTTCAGACCACCAAATAAATTGGGACctgtaaaagcaaaaagcaaactcAAAGGGAAGCTGAGAGGAGCAGCGTTAAGCAAAAGCATTGCACAGTGCTACGGGACCATTTCCTGTTCCTCTGCTGCAAAGCTTAGCTGTGCCAGCTCAGGAAGCACTTGTGATGCTCTTGTGAGGTTTATACCTAAATGGAGAAATGGCCGGTCTTCACTGttgaagggaagagaagtgaaGCAGCCAGACAATTACCCGTGCCGACTCTGTGGGAAGATATTTGATTCCATTGAAAAGCTCACCGTCCACACTTATGCGCACAAAGGGGAGCGCCCCTACAAGTGTTCACAGCACGGATGCACAAAAGCCTTCATTTCCAAATATAAACTGCTCAG gCACTCAGCCACTCATTCTCCCCAGAAATCTCACCAATGTGGCTACTGTGAAAAGACCTTTCACAGGAAAGACCATCTGAAGAATCACCTTCAAACTCATGACCCTAACAAGATGGCCTTCAAGTGTGAAGAGTGTGGCAAGAAATACAACACCAAGCTAGGCTATAAGAGACACTTGGCTCTTCATGCAGCCACCAGCGGGGACCTTACCTGTAGGGTATGCACCCAAGAGTTTGGAGGTACCGAAGTTTTGTTGGAACATCTCAAGAGTCATGCAGGAAAACCAACTGGCAAtatcaaggaaaagaaacacaaatgtgACCATTGTGAGCGTCATTTCTATACCCGTAAAGACGTGCGGCGACACATGGTAGTTCACACGGGCTGCAAAGACTTTCTATGCCAGTTTTGTGCCCAGCGGTTTGGGCGAAAGGACCACTTGACTCGCCATACTAGGAAGACTCATCCACAagagctgctgaagagcaggttGCAGAATGGTGACTCACTGGGTCTCCTCGACCAGCTTCTTCCATTCAGACTGAAGGAAGATGCCAGCATACTGTCCTCTTTTCCTGACAGGGTCTCTACGCAGAACGGGGTTCTGAACAGCTCAGAACCAGAGGAATACAACTGTTCGCATCTTCACTCCCAGCCAAGCCTACAAACTGCTCTTCCTCTTGAACCTCCTCCTTATTTACAAAGGATGGGCTGTGTAGACAGCCTTTCAGCTGTCCATCCCACACCATGCCCAACAACCATTCCTGCCAACCTGAACCTTCATCAGCCTAATAAATATGACCTTAGTTCTACCTCACTTGCAGCAGGAGCCCTCAAGAATCTGCCGATCAAAGTGGATGTTAAAGGTTACAACGTGCATCTTCTTGAGGACCTGCCATTATCAGAACCTCAGTTGCTTCACAAAATCAATCATCTGGAACAAGCATCCTCAGGGCCTACAGGTGATACTAATAAGTATCCAGTGCACAAGGAGACAGAGATTGTGGCTGAAACTACCAGCATGCCTTTCATGGATCTCACTCATATAATGAGCTTCTGGCAGCTCCCATCGTGCGACAACCAGAGCACTACTGGGGACATCACAATGGCATTTGGTCCAGAAGAACCATCACACAGGCTGAATGGCCTTGGCCAGCAGCAAGGTCCACCGTTAGCTGCCAGTGGCATGGCCATAAACCAGCTGCAGCATGTTCCTCGCTCCTTTCCATCCACTACAAATTCTGTAACATTGCCTCATTTTCACCATGCCTTCAAATAA